CCCATCGGATGCGAGTTGCGGTGGACGTCGGCATGGCAGGTGCGGCACATGGTCATCACGTCGCTGTTCACGAGATACCGCGCATTGTCGGCGCCGTGCGGCGCATGACAACTCGAGCACTCCTGGCCCGGATGCGTCATGTACTTCGGCTTGTCCTTCGCCGGCACGTCGGTGAAGTGGCAGCGCGTGCACAACGTTTGTTGGCTCGAGGCCATCAGAGCGCCGACATTGGAAGCGTGCGGATTGTGGCAGTTGGTGCACGACCGATCGCCATCGATATGCGCGTGAAATTCTGCTTTGCGCGCGCCGGCCTGGTCTTCATGACACTTCAGACAGATATCGGCTACTGAACCGCCAATCGCGAATGACTTGCCGCCGCCGGCGTGGCACTCTGAGCACTCTCCGCTTTCGAACGGCGCATGTTGATTGGCCATCAGCAGCCCGCGGTGCGACGAAGCATGGGGATCATGGCAGGTTGAACAATCGGCATCTGCCAGGTCATAGCCTTTGTGAACAGTCATGAACTGCTGGTTCTGCGGATGGCAATCAAAGCACAACTGCGGAACGGCCTTGGCCAGAATCCCTTGATGCTCGGATCCGTGCGGCGCATGGCACTGCGAGCAGTTGCGATTCGCCACCGGGGAGTGGACCTGCGCCTGCTTCAGCCAGTCAGCGACCGCCGGGTGGCAACTCTGGCACAGCTCGCCTTGCGACTGCACCAGTTGATTGCGGAAATCGGAGGCGTGCGGATCGTGACACGACAAACACTCGCCGTTTGCGGCGGGTTGGTGCTTCGAAGGTAGCGTGGCGACCTGTTTCAGATCTTCGTGGCAACTCTGACACAATTCGCCTGAATTCTCCTTCAGCAGCGCCGCATGGCGCGACGCATGCGGATTGTGGCAGTCGGAACACTTGCCCTCGGCAAAAGCCGTATGCGGACTCTTCTTCTTCAGTTCAACCTGGATATCGTCGTGGCACGCAAGACACACCCCCGGTTCGTCGACCTTGACGACTTGCGCAATCAGCGGCGCAGCCGCGGCCAGCACCACGATCATCAGTATCGCAAGACGCGTCTTCATTCCTTGCCTCCGTTCTGCGGAGTCTCCGTGTGGCAGGCGTCGCACGCTCCGCCGGAGAACGGTTCATGGCCGTTTTTCAGCATCAAAGTGGCTTCCTTGGCGCCGTGGGGATCATGACACTTGCGGCAGTCGATCTGGCTGCCCGCCAGTCCCAGGTGCTTGCTCCTGAATTCTTGATCGTCGCCGTCATGGCAGGTCAAGCAGGCCATGGGGACCGGTTCACTCAGAAGGGAGGTCAACTCGCTCGTGTGCGGCTTGTGACAACTGCCGCATTCATCCTTCGCCGGAGCGTGCGCGACACCCTTGGTCAAGACTTCGTCGATATCTTTGTGGCAGTTCAAGCACAGCCGCGGCTCCTTGTCGAGCAGAAGATTCTTGATCTTACCGGCGTGCGGCTTGTGACAGGCGGCGCAATCTCCGTTCGTCACTGGTTGATGCATGCTGACGGCATTGGCGTCAATCACGTCGGAATGGCACTCGCCACACAACTGCGCCGGAGCCTGCGTCAACAGCCCCTTGAAGTTGGTGGCGTGCGGAGCATGGCAGGAACTGCAACTGCCCTCCGCAAAGGGGGGATGGACGACGGTGTTGCTGCTGTCCGCAATTACGGCCTGATGGCAACTGCCGCAGAGCCGGTCCGGCGCGGCAGCCAGCAGCGGCTTGATCGCGGCGCCGTGCGGATTGTGGCACTTGGTGCACTCGCCCGCCTTAATCGGCAAATGGACGCTGGTCTGTCCCATCCAGCTATTGACATCACTATGACATTCGGTGCACAGGTCACCTTCACTCTTACTCAACAGCTTCTCGTGAACCGACCCATGCGGAGCGTGGCAGTCCGTGCACAGACCGTCGCTGAACGGCGCGTGTTGGCTGGCGGCCGTCATCAAGGCCCCGAGGTCCGAATGGCAGTCGAGACAAAGGGTGTTCGTGTCCTTCGTAAGCAGATGCTGTTTGGTCTTACCGTGGGCGGCGTGGCACTGTGCGCAATTCTCCCGAACCGGTTGATGCGCCGACACGCCGGTCAATTGCGACTGCACATCGTCGTGACACTCCATGCACAGCGCGGATTCCTTCTTTGCCAGCAGCTTTGGTTCGCGCGATCCGTGCGGATTGTGGCACGTCAGACATTCAGCCTCGGCGACCGGCGGATGACTGCCGGCCGGAGCCACTTCGCCACGGTCATGGCACGACAAACACAACTCGTTCCCGTCACCCTGAAGTGCGAATGGCTCGCCCGTACCCGGCTCCTGGTGGCACGTTG
This Candidatus Zixiibacteriota bacterium DNA region includes the following protein-coding sequences:
- a CDS encoding cytochrome c3 family protein; this translates as MKTRLAILMIVVLAAAAPLIAQVVKVDEPGVCLACHDDIQVELKKKSPHTAFAEGKCSDCHNPHASRHAALLKENSGELCQSCHEDLKQVATLPSKHQPAANGECLSCHDPHASDFRNQLVQSQGELCQSCHPAVADWLKQAQVHSPVANRNCSQCHAPHGSEHQGILAKAVPQLCFDCHPQNQQFMTVHKGYDLADADCSTCHDPHASSHRGLLMANQHAPFESGECSECHAGGGKSFAIGGSVADICLKCHEDQAGARKAEFHAHIDGDRSCTNCHNPHASNVGALMASSQQTLCTRCHFTDVPAKDKPKYMTHPGQECSSCHAPHGADNARYLVNSDVMTMCRTCHADVHRNSHPMG